Proteins from a genomic interval of Flammeovirgaceae bacterium SG7u.111:
- a CDS encoding Ig-like domain-containing protein, producing MRLNSYFLVLLILGAVHSNLFGKGVDGGDESATMTLLASKGKMPNAAPVIIGLADPNLSFDEDTNYTLLLSDIDFTDDDAGDTHTLEIKNGTYANIDNIDYATNTITPDADYEGDISVIIRVYDGTDYSAEKVITITVDNTNDAPVINGLINPNLSFDEDTDYTLLLSDIDFTDIDVGDTHTLEIIGGPYTDFTFDASNKISPVTNFVGDITFTIRVSDGTDSDEEDVTIIVNPIKDIPAFADTLSPPATVKEDLLYSYKFTATDGDGETLSYFIEKLPGWATFDGTNGLLSGTPENDDVKNYTDIKIFVTDGNSAPVEFGPFNIEVTNENDAPTISGTPPSSIGIGFDYIFEPSYTDIDLAVDPGEVLTFSLTNKPGWLTVNTTTGKLTGSPAPADEGTESAIILTVTDDDGLSASIGPFDIEVFEVLTNEAPIFSNAPNASYSINEDTGFSFDADATDDDGDELFYYISSNNKPDWLTINTNSGEFSGTPDNDDVGSYTGIVISVTDNKSAPVSLAPFDIEVVNINDAPQILANNPISAVNEKSYYEFIPNVEDVDIIHGDKLTYSIEDTTGLGSWLIFDPNTGKISGTPDYDDAGFFSGITIKVTDKDGPIKKTVVVFDLTVINVNRLPEFTTPPSPATSVVEGNPYLFEPIATDEDTVVAALKYIIANQPSWANFDTNTGKLSGIPTDGDADTYSDITISVTDNISAPVALTPFDIEVLNVNNQPTLNDIATSAILEDADEQTIFISGITDGDIADAQTLEVTATAINDPKGLITNLKVEYTSPDQIGKVKYTPAENLSGTAEIQVTVDDKSGTANGGIATISKSFVVEITPVNDAPVIDPVGDQAPILEDATKQTITLSGIGDGDPDVNQTVNLTVRSSNTSIIPDPVWDESTSTLTYTPVPNANGTVEITITLDDESGNANGGSPIYEEKFNVTVTAVNDDPTLAAIPTPDAIPENAGEQTIILTGIGDGDAEIIQPLTITATSNNTTLINNITITYVQEESTAILKYTPETDQNGTATISVKVDDGADIKERTFDVEVLPVNSPPTIDNIATQTVLEDSGLKTVDLTGITDGDAEVNQTITITALSSDPSIIPNPVVNYSSGSNEGTLSFTPEAEQNGQVTITVRVTDDGTENNQTIKTFVVNVTSVNDEPTIDPIGTPSAILEDAAEQTISLLGISDGDVEREQRVLINVSSSNTDLIPNPTVIYTDGESNGSLKYKPAANKSGTAEITVTISDDGGVSNNGDNSKTVMFLVEVTPVNDAPTISDIPNPPIIRESTGPQQVVNLAGITDGDLDFTQNLTVTAVSSNKSLVQEIEVDYVPNQNTGLLLFSPVPNQNGVTTITVKVKDDGGTLNNGVDSTTVSFELTVEGRNNAPTIDAVSDQKILEDSGPQTIRLRGIRDGDDGSQKITLSATSSNPGIIPVPDIAYDSGDIEAILTYAPVNGVNGSSIITVMVQDDGGTANGGVDSKTIKFEIEVAEVNDKPTIDPLTDTVTILEDSPLQTINLTGISDGDDDRVQAITVSATSSNPELIPNPVIEYTDGDPTATLTYKPKDNLYGNATITVTVQDDGGSDITGQEDTKEFEFVVVVLPVNDAPGINPVEDQVYFEDETRTPLTLSMIIKADPTDLLQQVVSVVATSSNPAIVPNPSILYSAGNVTAEMTISPLPQANGTVTITVTVLDDGGTENGGKNSTTIDFKLDVIPSNDAPTLNQIIDQAEVLKNAGKQVIPLTNITDGDPDLDQNLTITAVSSDPSITGDITIDYDPDSTYGTLSYTPLPDARGEATITVTVKDDGGVRPSPVDGKIRDKDTKIVSFKVKVGIKNNAPVIVDDGGDVLDELDVTTPKDMPVEVCLNIVEIDQDEIVFAGMLTEPEKGEVTFGEDMCMTYTPASDQLSGNDFFEIVVCDDVSGDQACDTLRINMVVNPSENITVYDGISPGFDGKNDKWVIDGIENFEGNTVQIYNKTGMLVFSTKGYNNETVYWEGQSNSGLGSGNGDKILPKGVYFYVIDFGNGGAQLKGYVLIR from the coding sequence ATGAGACTCAATAGTTACTTTCTAGTTTTATTAATTCTTGGTGCAGTTCACTCAAACCTCTTTGGAAAAGGAGTTGATGGTGGGGATGAATCCGCTACTATGACTTTGTTAGCAAGCAAGGGTAAAATGCCTAATGCCGCTCCTGTGATCATTGGCCTTGCCGACCCTAACCTCAGCTTTGACGAGGACACTAATTACACCCTACTGCTTTCGGACATTGATTTCACAGACGATGATGCAGGTGACACGCATACCTTGGAAATTAAAAATGGCACTTACGCAAATATCGACAATATTGACTATGCCACTAACACCATCACCCCAGACGCCGATTACGAAGGGGATATTAGTGTGATTATAAGGGTATATGACGGCACTGATTATAGCGCTGAAAAAGTGATCACGATCACAGTGGACAATACAAACGATGCTCCTGTGATCAACGGGCTTATCAACCCTAATCTCAGCTTTGACGAGGACACTGATTACACTCTACTGCTTTCGGACATTGATTTCACAGACATTGATGTTGGTGACACGCATACCTTGGAAATCATAGGGGGACCTTATACTGATTTCACATTCGACGCCTCTAACAAAATCTCCCCCGTAACAAATTTCGTTGGGGACATCACGTTCACCATAAGGGTCTCTGACGGAACCGATAGCGATGAAGAAGACGTGACCATCATAGTTAACCCTATTAAAGATATTCCAGCTTTTGCAGACACGTTATCTCCTCCAGCTACCGTTAAGGAAGACTTATTATATTCTTATAAATTCACCGCTACAGATGGTGATGGCGAAACTCTTAGCTATTTTATTGAAAAGCTACCAGGTTGGGCTACCTTTGATGGAACCAACGGGTTATTAAGCGGCACACCTGAAAATGACGATGTAAAAAACTATACTGACATAAAAATATTCGTTACTGATGGAAATTCAGCTCCCGTTGAGTTTGGACCATTCAACATTGAGGTAACCAATGAAAACGACGCTCCTACTATATCGGGGACTCCTCCAAGTTCTATAGGAATTGGATTTGATTATATTTTCGAACCTAGCTATACAGATATTGACCTTGCAGTTGATCCAGGAGAAGTGCTTACTTTTTCGCTTACCAACAAGCCTGGTTGGTTAACTGTAAATACCACCACAGGTAAGCTAACAGGTAGTCCCGCTCCTGCCGATGAAGGTACTGAATCAGCTATTATACTTACCGTTACAGACGACGACGGTTTGAGTGCCTCTATTGGTCCTTTCGATATTGAAGTATTTGAAGTGCTGACCAATGAAGCTCCCATATTCTCAAATGCACCAAATGCATCTTACTCTATAAATGAAGATACTGGATTCTCATTTGATGCCGATGCTACTGACGATGATGGCGATGAATTATTTTACTATATAAGCTCTAATAATAAGCCTGATTGGTTAACCATAAACACAAATTCTGGCGAGTTTTCTGGAACACCTGATAATGATGATGTAGGTAGTTATACGGGTATCGTAATTTCCGTAACTGATAATAAATCTGCTCCTGTTTCCTTAGCTCCTTTTGATATAGAAGTTGTAAATATAAATGATGCCCCTCAAATTCTAGCCAATAATCCAATTTCTGCGGTTAATGAAAAATCATACTACGAGTTTATACCAAATGTTGAAGATGTTGATATTATTCATGGCGATAAATTGACATATAGTATTGAAGACACAACAGGGTTAGGTAGTTGGCTCATATTTGATCCAAACACTGGCAAGATTAGTGGTACACCAGATTATGATGATGCTGGCTTTTTTAGTGGTATTACTATCAAAGTAACTGACAAGGATGGTCCCATAAAAAAAACTGTTGTAGTATTCGACCTAACCGTCATCAATGTAAATAGACTGCCCGAATTTACAACTCCCCCATCACCTGCTACAAGCGTAGTAGAAGGAAACCCTTATTTATTTGAACCAATAGCAACTGATGAAGATACTGTCGTAGCTGCTCTTAAATATATTATTGCCAACCAACCAAGTTGGGCTAACTTTGATACAAATACAGGCAAACTTTCTGGCATTCCTACAGATGGTGATGCTGATACGTATTCAGACATTACCATTAGTGTAACAGATAATATTTCTGCTCCAGTAGCTCTTACCCCTTTTGATATCGAAGTTCTAAATGTCAATAATCAGCCTACACTCAATGACATTGCTACTTCAGCCATTTTGGAAGACGCCGATGAGCAAACCATCTTTATCTCGGGGATTACCGATGGAGACATTGCCGATGCACAAACCCTTGAGGTAACAGCAACTGCTATAAATGACCCAAAGGGCTTGATAACTAACCTAAAAGTAGAATATACTTCTCCTGACCAAATCGGCAAGGTGAAATATACCCCTGCCGAAAACCTTAGCGGCACTGCGGAGATTCAAGTTACCGTGGATGATAAGAGCGGTACCGCCAATGGAGGAATAGCCACCATCTCAAAATCATTTGTAGTAGAAATCACTCCAGTGAATGATGCCCCTGTTATTGACCCTGTTGGTGACCAAGCTCCTATCTTAGAAGATGCTACAAAACAAACCATCACGCTAAGTGGAATAGGAGACGGTGACCCTGACGTAAACCAAACAGTAAACCTTACAGTAAGGAGTTCCAACACATCTATTATTCCAGACCCTGTTTGGGACGAAAGTACTTCAACGCTAACATACACCCCTGTACCTAACGCAAATGGAACAGTAGAAATCACCATTACTCTCGACGATGAAAGTGGTAACGCTAACGGTGGATCCCCTATTTATGAAGAAAAATTCAATGTTACTGTCACAGCCGTTAACGATGACCCTACCTTGGCCGCAATACCTACTCCTGATGCTATCCCTGAAAATGCAGGGGAGCAAACCATTATCCTTACAGGAATTGGCGATGGAGATGCGGAAATAATACAACCACTTACTATTACTGCAACAAGCAACAACACAACCTTAATAAACAACATAACCATAACTTATGTGCAAGAGGAAAGTACTGCCATATTGAAATACACCCCTGAAACAGATCAAAATGGTACTGCTACTATTTCAGTTAAGGTTGATGATGGCGCTGATATAAAAGAAAGGACGTTCGACGTAGAAGTGCTACCTGTAAACAGCCCCCCTACTATTGATAATATCGCTACACAAACTGTATTGGAAGATTCAGGGCTAAAAACAGTAGACTTAACCGGTATTACAGATGGTGATGCTGAAGTAAACCAAACTATCACTATCACAGCACTTAGTTCTGACCCAAGTATCATACCTAACCCAGTGGTAAACTATAGCTCTGGAAGTAATGAAGGAACGTTAAGTTTTACTCCAGAAGCTGAACAAAATGGTCAAGTGACTATTACTGTTAGAGTTACAGATGATGGAACAGAGAATAACCAAACGATAAAAACTTTTGTAGTAAACGTTACCTCGGTGAACGATGAACCTACAATTGACCCGATAGGAACACCTTCGGCTATTTTGGAAGATGCTGCTGAGCAAACAATTAGCTTATTGGGCATAAGCGATGGTGATGTGGAAAGAGAGCAGCGGGTTCTCATAAATGTCTCAAGCAGCAATACAGATCTTATACCTAACCCCACTGTTATTTATACTGATGGAGAATCAAATGGCTCATTGAAATATAAGCCCGCAGCCAATAAAAGTGGTACTGCTGAAATTACAGTAACCATTTCGGATGATGGTGGTGTCTCTAATAATGGGGACAATAGCAAAACAGTTATGTTCTTGGTAGAGGTCACCCCTGTAAATGATGCACCTACCATCTCGGACATACCTAACCCTCCGATTATAAGAGAAAGCACGGGACCTCAGCAAGTAGTAAACTTGGCAGGTATAACAGATGGCGACTTGGACTTTACCCAAAATCTAACAGTTACAGCAGTAAGCTCCAACAAGTCTTTAGTCCAAGAAATAGAAGTGGACTATGTACCTAATCAAAATACAGGTCTTCTACTTTTCTCACCCGTTCCTAACCAAAATGGTGTAACAACTATTACTGTAAAGGTAAAAGACGATGGGGGAACGTTAAATAATGGAGTAGATTCTACAACTGTCTCTTTTGAGTTGACTGTAGAAGGAAGAAACAATGCTCCTACCATAGATGCGGTATCTGATCAAAAAATACTGGAAGATTCAGGTCCTCAAACCATACGCCTAAGAGGTATAAGAGATGGCGACGATGGTAGTCAAAAAATCACTCTTTCAGCTACAAGCTCTAACCCTGGTATCATTCCAGTACCTGACATTGCCTATGACTCAGGTGATATTGAGGCAATATTGACATATGCACCAGTTAATGGAGTAAATGGCAGCTCTATCATTACTGTGATGGTTCAAGATGATGGCGGTACTGCAAACGGCGGAGTGGATTCAAAAACTATCAAATTTGAGATTGAAGTAGCAGAAGTTAATGACAAGCCTACGATCGACCCGTTGACAGATACTGTTACTATTTTGGAGGATAGCCCTTTACAAACCATCAACCTAACGGGTATTTCCGATGGGGATGATGATAGGGTTCAAGCTATTACGGTTTCAGCCACAAGCTCTAATCCTGAGCTAATCCCCAACCCTGTTATTGAATATACTGATGGAGATCCTACTGCAACTCTGACATACAAACCAAAGGACAATCTGTACGGAAATGCTACTATTACAGTAACCGTCCAAGACGATGGAGGCAGTGATATAACGGGACAAGAAGACACCAAAGAATTTGAGTTTGTTGTAGTTGTCCTTCCTGTCAATGATGCTCCTGGGATAAACCCTGTTGAAGATCAAGTATATTTTGAGGACGAGACAAGGACTCCTTTGACACTATCGATGATTATTAAAGCAGATCCTACCGATTTACTCCAACAAGTAGTATCGGTAGTAGCTACAAGTTCTAACCCAGCAATTGTACCTAACCCTAGTATATTGTATAGTGCAGGAAACGTAACTGCTGAGATGACCATATCTCCTCTACCTCAAGCCAATGGAACTGTTACGATTACGGTAACGGTCTTGGACGATGGAGGTACTGAAAACGGTGGGAAAAATAGTACAACGATAGATTTCAAACTTGATGTAATTCCATCGAACGATGCGCCAACCCTCAACCAGATTATAGACCAAGCAGAAGTGTTAAAAAATGCTGGCAAACAGGTAATCCCATTGACAAACATAACAGACGGAGACCCTGACCTTGACCAAAACCTTACCATTACCGCAGTCTCAAGCGATCCTTCTATTACAGGTGATATTACTATCGATTATGATCCTGATTCTACTTACGGAACGTTGAGCTATACCCCTCTTCCCGATGCCAGAGGAGAGGCTACAATCACCGTAACAGTCAAAGATGATGGAGGTGTCAGGCCTTCTCCAGTAGATGGTAAAATTAGAGACAAGGACACGAAAATAGTATCATTCAAAGTGAAAGTTGGTATTAAAAACAATGCTCCAGTAATTGTTGACGATGGAGGTGATGTGTTAGATGAATTGGATGTAACTACCCCAAAAGATATGCCTGTAGAAGTTTGCCTAAATATTGTGGAAATCGATCAGGATGAAATAGTATTTGCAGGTATGCTCACTGAACCTGAAAAAGGAGAAGTGACTTTTGGAGAAGATATGTGCATGACCTACACTCCAGCAAGCGATCAGCTCAGTGGTAACGACTTTTTTGAAATTGTGGTTTGTGACGATGTTTCTGGAGACCAAGCCTGTGATACACTAAGAATCAATATGGTCGTAAACCCATCTGAAAACATCACCGTGTACGACGGTATCTCTCCTGGCTTTGATGGCAAAAATGATAAGTGGGTCATCGATGGCATAGAAAACTTTGAAGGAAATACTGTTCAGATCTACAACAAAACAGGAATGTTGGTTTTCAGTACGAAAGGTTACAATAACGAAACCGTGTACTGGGAAGGACAATCTAACAGCGGTTTAGGTAGTGGAAACGGTGACAAAATACTACCAAAAGGAGTCTATTTCTATGTGATAGATTTCGGTAATGGAGGAGCACAGTTGAAAGGCTATGTCCTTATACGATAA
- a CDS encoding type IX secretion system membrane protein PorP/SprF, whose product MGKLIKNLLSLLAFLTITNLAFGQQQLIYSQYMFNGLVINPAYAGTHEALSVTGTYRHQWAGFEGAPNSQTISAHSPIPRKRIALGMTIFNENVAFTKQLGMQLAYAYRIPLKDGILSLGIQGGFLDYREDHSQLNLFNPNDPNFTGEDVKVFMPSFGTGLYYLSNKFFLGFSIPQLAIYNNNDEAVDIKQVRQYLLTAGYIMDINNDIKFQPSVLIRGREGEPMSFDINGTLIFNEVFRFGLSYRHNTSLNFLTQLQITNKLQMGYAYDLSTNNIGEVSSGSHEIMLNYRFDILRGIGNIPSKFF is encoded by the coding sequence ATGGGTAAACTTATAAAAAACTTACTGAGCCTACTTGCTTTCCTTACTATCACGAACCTAGCCTTCGGTCAGCAACAGCTTATTTATTCTCAATATATGTTTAACGGTTTGGTAATAAACCCTGCTTATGCTGGCACGCACGAAGCGCTCAGTGTGACAGGCACTTACCGCCACCAATGGGCAGGCTTTGAAGGAGCACCTAACTCCCAAACCATCTCTGCCCACTCTCCAATCCCCCGTAAAAGGATAGCCTTAGGAATGACCATTTTCAACGAAAATGTTGCATTTACCAAGCAACTGGGAATGCAATTGGCTTATGCTTACCGCATTCCGCTAAAAGATGGAATTTTGTCACTTGGGATACAGGGAGGTTTTTTAGACTACAGGGAAGACCACAGCCAACTCAACCTTTTCAACCCAAATGACCCAAACTTCACTGGCGAGGATGTGAAAGTATTTATGCCAAGTTTTGGAACAGGGCTTTACTACTTAAGCAACAAGTTCTTCTTAGGGTTTTCTATCCCTCAGCTAGCTATCTACAACAACAATGACGAAGCAGTAGATATAAAACAAGTTAGGCAATACCTACTTACTGCCGGTTACATTATGGATATCAATAATGACATCAAGTTTCAACCAAGTGTCTTGATAAGAGGAAGGGAAGGTGAGCCTATGTCTTTTGATATTAATGGTACATTGATTTTCAATGAGGTATTTAGGTTTGGGCTTTCGTACCGCCACAATACATCGTTAAATTTCCTTACTCAGCTACAGATCACAAATAAATTACAAATGGGATACGCCTACGATCTTTCTACTAATAATATTGGAGAAGTGAGTAGCGGCTCACATGAGATCATGTTAAATTACAGATTTGATATACTGAGGGGAATTGGAAATATTCCTTCCAAGTTTTTTTAA
- a CDS encoding carboxypeptidase regulatory-like domain-containing protein gives MKKSHLLALILPLLLAFSLANAQVDNRKGLITNTKAILKKADKEYQREAYTAAIDLYKQVLEKESTNNDVKLKIAEAYRLLNIPEESEIWFRQIADNAAYFNSLNPVVQFHFGLVLESLGQYNYAKEWFESYRKLAPTDQRVVKKLESIYNIEKFYVDSSLYVLKHLKINTTSSELSPTIYNGGIVFISDRRPEDDNDANFNPDSVYFMEMYYSRLMDDGLFDKPVVFNNKLAPNYHKGASIFYDNGKKMIFTRNTKSGISLSQLGLYFSQKAADSEEWIRTRPFTHNSNKYSIAHPAVTSDGKTLFFTSNLEGGRGETDIWVSRQDEDGKWGEPENLGKKVNTLGSEGFPFVYQDTLLYFSSNGHGGLGGTDIFKYNLKTGEGPINVGYPINSKKNDFGFVVDQRGYTGYFSSNRDGSIGTDDIYQFNKHVFIEGKVNEKGTKDGIANVSVLLKDEKTNELKGAVTDEAGNYKIKLDLDAAYRMFGVKNGYKIGQEQVITTFGNFTPLDNIGLELQREDLLAKGKVFDSNGFPVEGAYVRLLDNSNNKSRLVTTGPEGQYTFTLKSESWYTVTVEAKGYFSDKAELDAFTKKFGSFENSFKLQAVELDKWLVINSIKYGDNKSDIKPLEEASLDNLANFLNSNPSLFIEVKVHTDTRNTEKFNLDLSKTRARTILYHLAKKGVEEHRIISSGYGSSQPLHDCETCSLQENEQNRRVEIMLRQDVSTSGSGSRRR, from the coding sequence ATGAAAAAATCACATCTCTTAGCTTTAATACTCCCTTTATTGTTAGCTTTTAGTTTGGCGAATGCTCAAGTTGACAACCGCAAAGGGCTTATCACTAACACAAAAGCTATTCTTAAAAAGGCTGATAAAGAATATCAGAGAGAAGCGTATACGGCGGCGATTGACCTCTATAAACAAGTTTTAGAAAAAGAAAGCACAAACAACGATGTCAAACTGAAAATAGCAGAGGCTTACCGCCTGTTAAACATACCCGAAGAATCCGAAATATGGTTCAGGCAAATAGCCGATAATGCAGCCTATTTCAACTCCCTCAACCCAGTAGTTCAATTTCACTTTGGGTTAGTATTGGAAAGCTTAGGGCAATACAACTATGCAAAGGAGTGGTTTGAATCTTATAGAAAACTAGCCCCTACCGACCAAAGGGTAGTGAAAAAACTGGAGAGTATTTACAACATAGAAAAGTTCTATGTTGATTCTTCTTTATATGTCCTCAAGCACCTCAAGATAAATACGACCTCTTCCGAATTAAGCCCAACCATATACAATGGGGGGATTGTTTTTATTTCAGACAGAAGACCTGAAGATGACAATGACGCAAACTTTAACCCTGATAGTGTTTATTTCATGGAGATGTATTACAGTAGGTTAATGGATGATGGCTTGTTCGACAAACCTGTTGTGTTCAACAATAAATTAGCTCCAAATTATCATAAAGGGGCAAGCATATTTTATGACAACGGCAAGAAAATGATTTTCACCCGAAATACGAAAAGCGGTATTTCCCTGAGCCAACTCGGCTTGTATTTTTCTCAAAAAGCTGCCGACAGCGAAGAATGGATAAGAACAAGACCTTTTACCCACAACAGCAATAAATACTCTATTGCCCACCCTGCTGTTACAAGCGATGGGAAGACACTCTTTTTTACTTCTAACCTAGAAGGTGGAAGAGGAGAAACAGACATTTGGGTTTCGAGACAAGATGAGGACGGAAAGTGGGGCGAGCCCGAAAACTTAGGTAAGAAAGTAAACACCCTTGGCTCAGAAGGCTTTCCTTTTGTTTACCAAGATACCCTTCTATATTTCTCTTCTAATGGACACGGTGGTCTAGGCGGTACCGATATTTTTAAATACAATCTCAAAACCGGAGAAGGTCCTATCAATGTTGGATACCCTATAAATAGCAAGAAAAATGACTTCGGTTTTGTAGTAGATCAGCGTGGCTACACAGGATATTTTTCTTCCAACAGAGATGGTAGTATAGGCACAGATGACATTTACCAATTCAATAAGCATGTTTTTATTGAAGGTAAAGTGAATGAAAAAGGTACAAAAGACGGAATTGCCAATGTATCGGTATTATTGAAAGATGAGAAAACAAATGAGCTGAAAGGCGCTGTGACCGATGAAGCTGGTAATTATAAAATAAAGCTCGATTTAGATGCTGCTTACAGGATGTTTGGTGTTAAAAATGGCTATAAAATTGGTCAAGAGCAAGTTATTACCACTTTCGGCAATTTCACTCCACTCGACAATATAGGCTTAGAACTTCAACGTGAAGATTTGTTGGCAAAAGGTAAAGTATTTGATTCCAATGGATTTCCTGTAGAAGGAGCTTATGTGAGACTACTTGACAACAGCAACAACAAAAGCAGGCTTGTTACCACAGGTCCCGAAGGGCAATATACCTTCACCCTCAAGTCTGAGAGCTGGTACACGGTCACTGTAGAAGCAAAAGGCTACTTCTCAGATAAAGCGGAACTTGATGCTTTCACTAAGAAATTCGGCAGTTTCGAAAACTCATTTAAACTCCAAGCTGTAGAGCTTGACAAATGGCTGGTAATTAATAGCATTAAATACGGTGACAACAAGTCGGATATAAAACCTCTGGAAGAAGCTTCATTAGATAACTTAGCAAACTTCCTTAACAGCAACCCGTCATTATTCATCGAAGTAAAAGTACATACAGACACTAGAAATACAGAAAAATTCAACCTCGACCTTTCCAAAACCCGAGCCAGAACCATCCTTTACCATCTCGCAAAGAAAGGAGTTGAGGAACACAGAATTATTTCTAGTGGATATGGAAGTAGCCAACCATTGCACGACTGCGAAACTTGTTCGCTCCAAGAAAATGAGCAAAACCGCAGGGTAGAAATCATGCTTAGGCAAGATGTGAGCACTTCGGGCAGTGGTTCTAGAAGGAGGTAA
- a CDS encoding glycosyltransferase family 9 protein produces the protein MQKTYNKILIAQTAFIGDVILATGLIESLTKAYPNAQVDFLLRKGNEGLFQGHPKLHKVLVWNKKEGKTKNLIKLIGNIRQEKYDLFINLQRFASSGILTVLSGAKETRGFSKNPLSAFFSKNFEHNIAPDATNPPHEAERNHSLITDLKGVKPANLRLYPTPPDFDKVKNLTQSPYICVAPASVWHTKQLPAEKWASMIDALPFEGNIYLLGAPGDIATCEKVKELSHKENIKILAGQFSLLQSAALMKNSVANFVNDSAPMHISSSVDAPTCAVFCSTIPGFGFGPLSSKRALVEIEEKLDCRPCGLHGKSSCPKGHFNCAMNLQNEQFVAAFESLIS, from the coding sequence ATGCAAAAGACCTACAACAAGATTTTGATTGCCCAAACTGCTTTCATTGGCGATGTGATTTTGGCTACAGGCCTGATCGAAAGCCTCACCAAAGCCTATCCTAATGCTCAGGTTGATTTTTTACTACGCAAAGGCAACGAAGGCTTGTTCCAAGGACATCCGAAGCTTCACAAAGTTTTAGTTTGGAACAAGAAAGAAGGCAAGACCAAAAACCTGATCAAGCTCATTGGCAATATCCGCCAAGAAAAATACGACTTGTTCATCAACTTACAACGATTTGCCAGCTCAGGCATCCTAACCGTGCTTTCTGGAGCTAAAGAAACCCGTGGCTTTTCCAAAAACCCTCTTTCAGCTTTTTTCAGCAAGAACTTCGAACACAACATCGCCCCCGATGCTACAAATCCACCACACGAAGCAGAGCGAAATCATTCCCTCATCACCGATCTTAAAGGAGTGAAACCAGCCAATTTGAGGCTCTACCCTACTCCACCCGATTTTGACAAAGTAAAAAATCTTACCCAATCTCCTTACATTTGCGTAGCCCCTGCCTCCGTTTGGCACACCAAGCAACTTCCAGCCGAAAAGTGGGCAAGTATGATCGACGCACTCCCTTTTGAGGGAAATATCTATTTACTTGGAGCGCCTGGCGATATAGCTACTTGCGAAAAAGTCAAAGAGCTTTCACATAAAGAAAACATCAAAATATTAGCTGGGCAATTCAGTTTGCTCCAGTCTGCTGCACTGATGAAAAACTCTGTGGCAAACTTTGTGAACGACTCGGCACCCATGCACATTTCTTCTTCGGTAGATGCGCCAACCTGCGCCGTTTTTTGCTCCACTATTCCTGGTTTTGGTTTCGGTCCGCTTTCTTCAAAAAGAGCATTGGTCGAAATTGAAGAAAAATTGGATTGTCGCCCTTGTGGTTTGCATGGAAAGTCTTCTTGCCCCAAAGGGCATTTCAATTGCGCCATGAACCTACAAAATGAGCAATTTGTAGCTGCTTTTGAAAGTCTAATATCTTAA
- a CDS encoding YdcF family protein — protein sequence MFYVLSKTIYLVAMPLSWVFILLIFALFTKKKNRRKAALICSILVLYFGSNTYFATKLVDWWEIPAVPLKELNSPYDVGIVLGGMSEGFRKPADRVYTKRGADRLIQAAHLWKNGLVEKLMVTGGYYHFTSSVSGSEAQAMGDLLRQWGVPDSVIIMEHISKNTRENATMCKAMLDSLGYNASTNYVLITSAFHMRRSDACFEKVGIDADVFSTDFLAMKYFWNWWFLFECDASNLHNVTKIIHEMVGMAAYKVTGYI from the coding sequence ATGTTTTACGTACTGTCCAAAACTATCTACCTTGTAGCCATGCCCCTAAGCTGGGTATTTATCCTATTGATTTTTGCTCTTTTCACCAAAAAGAAAAACCGCAGAAAAGCAGCACTAATTTGTTCCATCCTTGTTCTCTATTTTGGTTCAAACACCTACTTTGCAACAAAGCTTGTTGACTGGTGGGAAATCCCTGCCGTGCCACTGAAAGAGCTAAACTCTCCTTATGATGTGGGAATAGTGTTGGGAGGAATGAGCGAAGGCTTTCGCAAACCAGCGGATAGGGTTTATACCAAAAGAGGAGCAGATAGGCTTATCCAAGCAGCACATTTGTGGAAAAACGGGTTGGTGGAAAAGCTTATGGTTACAGGTGGATATTACCACTTTACCAGCTCCGTAAGCGGCTCGGAAGCCCAAGCCATGGGCGACTTACTCAGGCAATGGGGCGTGCCCGACTCGGTGATAATCATGGAGCATATTTCTAAAAATACGAGGGAAAATGCCACCATGTGCAAAGCAATGCTAGACAGCCTTGGCTACAATGCTAGCACAAACTATGTGCTTATTACCTCTGCCTTCCATATGCGCCGCTCCGATGCTTGTTTTGAAAAAGTAGGGATAGATGCAGATGTTTTTAGTACCGACTTTTTGGCTATGAAATACTTTTGGAACTGGTGGTTCTTATTCGAATGTGATGCTAGCAACTTGCATAATGTCACCAAAATCATCCACGAAATGGTAGGAATGGCTGCGTATAAGGTTACGGGGTATATTTAA